From the Helianthus annuus cultivar XRQ/B chromosome 17, HanXRQr2.0-SUNRISE, whole genome shotgun sequence genome, the window CATcttaaaaatgaaaatatttCCGCTGCTGTCTTTAGTTTGACGACTTTGAATATCGACCATCGGCCGTTGTATTACTTCTCTTCCACAGTTGTTGGCTCTTTCTCACCGAGCAAGAACCAACATTTACATCGGTACCATGACACCATCACAtgcaaaataaaaaataaaataaaaataaaaaaactgcaACTTACATTAGTCCATCATTGGACATGGAACTTGAGACTAATGTCAAGGCATGTCCAATACTAATCTCTTCAATAACCCAAACATAGCTAACCCGTTGCGCGATCGCTTGGATCATAACCGCCACCAACGAGCTCCCGGGATAGCATACTATCACCTCGGCCATCTGTGTTATCCTAGCCGAGTAGCTACTCGACCTACTAAACCTCCCAGACTTCACACTCACAGGCGAATTCAACATTTcatcatcagatgatgatgataatgtgGCACACAACTTACTATTTACATTAATTTCAGAAAAATAAACCGAAAACGATTCCAACATCCCTTTCAAATTCTTAtctttcaaccttatctccaCCAATTTGATTATATCCTCAGGCGGCCCACCGCAGTCGATATACGCCATTAAATCGCATGCGGAGAGTGTCGCGATTGCAGCCGCAGCTGTTTCGTCGCAATAGGATAATGTGAAGGGGGAGATTTCGCCATTCAGGATGCCATCGTCGTCTACGACGACGATGGAGGTTTGATCAGCGAGTGAGGTGGTGATTAAGTAGAGTGCGGTGGATGCCGGCGAGTGGTTGTTGACGGTGAGGATGTCAGAATCGATGATTCCGAGACAGTTGACGGAATATGTTCGGTTGGGGAGAATAGTGCGATTGAGTTTAGTAGGAATCTGATTATGTCTTCTTGTGTTAACCAACAGAACTCAATACCGCCCGTATGGGACGTTGGAGCGATTGATGATTCGTTGGGTAGTGTTTGTTTTCGTTTTGAATTGATTGTTGTTCTGCTCGTTACGGGTACTATGAGATTTTGAATCTGATTGTTGTGGTTGGAACTTACCCATCCTGACCCATCAGATATTTTAAATTGATATCTAAAAGTTCATCCTAACCCATCCATTATTGTTTCCTAGCACACTAATTTGTCTCATTTTTTAAATTACCCAAAATAACCCATTTGGGTTTTATTTGCGAGGCCTACATGATTCCATAATTTGATGACTCAGTAACcacaaattaaattaaaaaaacaaacaccacgtGCATATTTGAATTCTTCAAATACTTGTGAAAGTAGGGGTGTTTAGAACtcgattcgaattcgaaaaattcgaaattcgactCAATTCAAGTTCGATTAAAAATGTTCGAATTCGAGTTGATTCGTATTCGAGTCCAGTAATCGAATTAGAACCGAATACGAATTTAcgattttgaattcgattcgattcgaaattcgaattcaatttatatttattttttagatatatgtatatacacacacaacatatatatacacatataactTCTAAACTTGACCAAAGTATGAACTACCTGTATAAGTGATAGTTTATTATTCATAACATTACCAAATCTTCTAAAAAATAGCCCATActatttattttcaaattttacctAACTTAAATCGCTACCAGTAACCAAGATATCTTCTAAATTTTGGGGTTTTGATATATTGATAGTTAATTAATTTTGCAGATTATTATATCTTATGttgaatataattatttataGTAGTTCTAAAAAATGAAAGTAAAATAATTATTGTTGAAtttgaattaaatcgaatttattcaaATTCGGTTCGAATTCGAGTTTCAAATACTAATCCAATCGAATTGAATACGAAttcatgtaaaaaaataaaaaattcgaaaaattcgattCGAATACTTCAAAAATTcgttattcgattcgatgaacacccctatgTGAAAGTTTGATAAATTTTTACGGCCTTACAAAATGTAAactttgatttttcttttatttaatattttggATTTATTAGCAATTTTGGTTTCTAGTATTGCTTCAAAGTGGAGCTTTAGTATGGGTAAAAGAGTTTTAGATCAGTATGAAAGTTCATGGTCTTGTCCGATTGTTGAAGTGTTAATAtgcagattttttttttcatattctTGCATAGTGATAAGTCCAAGTTGGTCAACTTTCCACCAAACTTCATAGTCCATACCTCGTAGTAGTATTATTCTTGCAGCCCACCACATTTCATTTTCTGGCTGCTGGCATCCCATCAAATATTTTGCATAGTCCATAGTGATATAAGCCCAATATAGTAGCCTAGATTGAGGACCAATAATTTCCGGTTTGTATCTAAGATGGTGTTCAACCGACTGAAAACCGGTCCgacctagggctgtaaacgagccgagtcgagccgagctagacccagctcgagctcggctcgagctcgactcaattagaattcgagctagttCGGCTCGGCTAGATCTAGGTCGAACTAACAAATAACCGCAAAATTTACTACATAAAATAACCTTAAAATtgaatttcttcatagactaagggctataattgccatttaatttaatcATATGGCTAactatgcaagtataaatagttaattcattttgtacattgtctttaccttcttttataggggagatactcccttagttttagttttctaagcgatgtgagACAAAAAAAATGTTTGTAACACACTGGTCAGGTTCACGGTTGACATTTTCATAATTAGTTCCTGGTTTTGGTCTGGGTCCCGGTCTGGTTCCTACCTAGAACCTACTTGATACGAGTACTAAATAATATGACTGAGTCTAGAGATGAATGTTTcggttttttcttctttttttcagAAACCCAAACCggtttctttttttcttttcttttttttttatcagaAACTCAAACCGTTTGTTTTTTCTTGGCCAAACTGGTTTTGGGTTGAAACCGGTTTGGTTCCTTGCCGGTTTTAAAGGCTGGTTTGAAACACCAATTTCGGCTCAGTTTGTTTCGGTTTCGGTTCCAAACAGGTTCTTGTGCGCACTTTTTAAAACCATTTTGACgacaaaaaaaaattagaaaaaaatataatacgcccttttttatttttatagctTTCGAACTGTTTtaggcatggttgtaaaacaaggttatgatggccgagtactccccgagtactcgctacaaggtagatTGCCTAGGCCCGActactctccgcctaggccgagtacttccCGAATACTCCCGACTCCGACTAGAGAGCGCCTAGCAACTTTTACGATCATTGTTTTAGGTTAAAAATTATTGGCtttttaataaaaattttaaaaaatttcaaTAAGataacattttttaaaaaaataaatggaCTACTTTGCAATTGTTTTTCTTTCATACCGATTTGGCGAAAAGCCGGTTCAGTTCGGTTTTTGGCGTGAAGAAGGAGAACCAGTCCTAAACGTACGGTTTCTATACCAAACCGAACCGGTTTGTATGGAATTGGTTCCAAACCGGTTTCAGTTCGGGTCGGTTTTGCCAAGCCGTTTATGTAACTCCTCATATTTTGGCTATGACTATCTAGATATTCATTCATTCGTTTGGGTTGGGTTATTTAATGATGACCCAGCAAGTAAAGCCCAACGGGGCGGACTTTTCCAAATTAAGTAAACCCAAGAAGGCCAGAAGAGCAAGAAAGAGATGAATCTAAAATGTTGATAGAACTCAGAGCATTCACTATCCATTGATTCCATTCCATCAAAAAATATGTGAGtgaagtttttataatataaagagtataaaaagtggttgtgagtggaggagagagaaaatattactgttcatctgtatatttaaGAGGACACTGTTCacctctataattttttaatatattttgaaagtggttgtgagtagaggagagaaaAAAAGGTAATGATAggtataaaaaaaatattatttaattgaaaatgagagagaaaatatagTGTTTTTTAATGTAATATAGGGTAAAAATATGGTGGAATGAATGTGAATGCTCTCAAAAGAATATTCATACTTTTTTGTATTAATCTGTATTAGTATGGGTAATATACTAAGAACCACACTAGAAATCTGATGCGGGTTTATTCGAGATGAACCAATCTTTAAGATAGTAGCTTTTTTAGTAGGCAAACACTTCCAAAAAATAAAGTAGAGAACAAGAtatgttttatatccattttcTTCTTCTCATTCCAATGCAAAAACATGGTATCTAAAAAAACATAATCATAAAATAACATAACGGGGCATGGAGGGTTCGTATCAAAATCATAACATGATACATAAAATATGCTCCTAGCTAtatagtaaattaagtatttaagATGATATTCACAACCATTGTTCGTAAACCTATCCTTTCATAACACCATTTTCATGAAATATTGAAGATAAAGAAAACTACTtgagaaaacaaaaattttaatgtGTCCTAGTTACACAAATGTGATTATCACATACACTTGCAAACTTTTGAGTAATTCTGGAATGTGTTCCACAAATGTGATTATCACATACACTTGCAAATTTTGCATTTACCATGTACATTTCTTTACCTTATTCAAGTTTTCGTTTCATATATTTAGGGCTAGGTTGTGGACATGAGGTGAATTTCAACCTATCTTGGGAGGGTTGTAGACAATCATGCAAGGTGGTGATTTTAAAAAAACTAAGTTACATTATttctagagtaaattacaagttttgtcatttatgtttgtcTTAAATTTCAGAcgttgtcctttatctttaaaatcagtgttgtaaaaatcgcgactaggcggcgactagtcggcgattaatcgctagtcggccagtaactgagtaatttttcgttaatcagtccattaatcgctagtcgggcctagtcggacctagtcggCCAGTCAAAAATCGGCGATTCCGGCCAGAATCCGGCAAAAATCCCCTCCCCGCTTGTGTTTCCCCCTTTTAAAACCCTGATAACACCCCCAATTCATCACTTTTCTAAATTAGGGCTCAAGATCATCCACCAAATTAGGGTTCGTCGGCCAGAATCTAGCATGGTGAACTACCATTGTGGAAGGTATTTACTATTTGAGTGTATGTTGGCTTAAATGTTAATCATCAACAAATAATCATGGTATAATTTGATTTTCCTAGGGTTTGCAGAGAGGAAGAAAATCGACACTCAAAACCGTTAATTTCCACTCATAAGAAGAAGACGAAACAGTGATGGAAGAAGACCAAGAGCAAGATAAACCTAATGATACTGGAACGAAAACAATCGATGCCACCAAATCAGACGAAAAAGCATTAGCTGATACAACCGTTTAAACCCTAGACGATGCGGGTACTGCAGAGCATGATAATAACACCACTGAAATTGATGCAATTGCAGTAGTCCCAAACGAGGATGTCAATGTCAAATCTCCAGACACAGAAGCAGCAGCAGTTGAGAAAGAACAACAGCTGGTAAATGGCGAAGAACATTATCAGGGTTTTaaaagtggggggggggggcacaAATAGGGAGGGGAAATGACTGTTCTACCCTTGTGTACAATGCACGTGACATAACTTAACAGAAAATTCTAACTGGGTTTGctctaaaggacaaaacgtgcaacattttcaaacattaagtacaaaattcatcaattttaaaggtaaaggataACCTCTGAAATTTGagataaacataaaggacaaaacttgtaattttctcTTATTTCTAGGATTAGAGTAAAATGGAactataattataattttaaGGGGGTAAAAATGTAACTCTTATAAAGCTAAGGGTCAATATTTTGTCACGACTAAAAAGTGGGCCATTAATCTTGGTTTAAAACTAAAGTACCTCCGTATTTTGTCCCTAAATTTACCACATTTGAATTTTGTCACTTCTCACTAATCCTGTCACCATTTTGGAATtaagataaaaaaataaaattaatttttAACATAAAATCAGCTACGAAATTAGTAGCAGATTTTTGGAAGTTGTTGCCAATTCTCTTGCTTGCTCATATCTTAAACTAAGTTAGctatccgtgtaatacacgggttgaaaaATTCAATTTTGATCAGCAATAATAAATTTATAAAGAACAACAAAGAATGAAACAACATTTTCATTCAACAATCAAAACgtaaaaaatattaattataaGTAAAAACAATTAAAAGTATTTATAAGTCTCTGGAAATTTCCATCTGAATCGTGCACATAGAGGACGGGTCTTGGTCCCCTGGGAGAATATGAGTTAGTTCATGCAAAGATTGAATGATTgtgttttgattaaaaaaaagtaAGTATTCGATTTAAACCATGATCGAGTAAAATCTAGACCATAATTTTGTATTCAACCAGGAGAAATTACCTGAAGTTCTAATCTTTGCAAGTGTGCCCAGTTTGTGGGCATCCCATGGAGGCCCAACATAGCATAAAATTTACATATAGTCAAGATTCCAGATTCTTTTATTTCCCTTATTGCCTTTACACTTTCACAGTTTTTTGGTAACCTAGCAGCGAGGCCTAACAGAGCATTATTTATTTCTCACGACAACACCTACATTTGTATCGATAACATGTCTTAAgatcatatattaaaataaattacaaGGCTACCTAAATTTAGTCCCAATGCGACTTATTGagtaaaaataaaagaaatagcAAAGAAATCAcctattacaaaaaaaaaaaaaaaaaaaaatggattgAATATGCCAACAACATTCTAGAGAAAAAACAGCATAAAACAAAATGGTTTGTATTTACATTTACCTTGAAAAACATCACTCGATATTGTAGAAATGATTTGTAATTTAGAGAGAACATATTATATTGTAGATTTGCTTAGTGCACTCCCATAAATGAAAAACATATGTATATATTCAAGATAGTTGTAAATGCCATTTGATTTTCTCCATCACCCACCCTCTAATGTAACCGATTACATAACTATTTATGTATGTCTGATGATGTAACCAATTACAGTTCCTATTATAGTTTCATGTAACCGATTCTGTATGTATAATATAGCTTTGAAAACTTTAGCACATGCCAAGGAAATATGTAGCTggatggattttctaaaaaaaaactaTTCAAACAATATATTACATCACAAAGATAAGAGCTATGCGAAGAAACAAACTATGAAACAGGTAAGTTTCGTCTCAAATAGGACAAATGGGGATCTAAACAAATGAGCGGGAAACCAATAAAAAGGATGGCTTGAGAATGTGACACATGTGCTTTAAGATGTATAGATACATAAATTTTACATAAAAGCATGACTTACTCACTCACCAGTGAAAGCGATGACATACTCGGGTGTTGCATATCCATATGTCTCCATAAGTGGTGTTGGTACATGGGTTTGATCTTCCATAGGCTCATCCTTCCCAAGCCCAAAATGAGAAAGCTTTGCATTGAGGTCCTGCAATTTATTTTCCGATCAAaaacatttttgacatttttaTTAGAGACAAAAACTGTAGTCTATTTAGCTAAATTAAGTCATGGTGACTAATCGCATCAAACAAAATATTTGATGTCTTAAAATCCCAATAAATAATTCGCCTTTCGGCATCATGGAGCAAAGCAAGCCCTTTTGCAGCATCCAAAGCAATCTCATTCTTTTTTACCAGGTCAACGTAGCACATACTCCTTTTTTATCacataaaatttgataaaaatgATACCGTATTGCAAATATTTCAACATTTTTGTACATGTGAAATTAGAGAGTAACCAGATTCTGTACATTATGTTTATCGAAAGTCTCAACATAATTAGCAAGTAGAACTATCTTTAATTGTATAGCATAACGAACTATAAATCTCTTTACATCCATTGGGAAAACGAAGATGAGGGaatcaaaataaattaaaactacagttaatttacaataataagagtCATAAACTTATAGAAGAACTGACAAAAGTTCCAGATCCAATCAGACTAAGTTGCAAGTAAGTCTTTTTGAGCACTTATAAGTTTATATTAAGCTAACCAATATGTGATCATCACCAATTGGATTGAGGTTTACAAATCTTCTCCTTAGAATGAAAATCTCACATATAcataaaaaaagaaacaaaatgaagagattgaaaagcaaaaaaaaaactgaattttACCCAGCCCTAACCGAAAACCAAACCGAACACCGTAAGTACATAACAGAACCAATAACCAATTTTGATTTGGTTTTTCGTTTAATGATTTTCTAACCATTAATCAACCAAAATGAAAACCCGGAAAGTTCAGGACTTACATCGAACACCTTGAGTGCAACTTCCTAACTATGAAAACACCCATCGTCCCATCCCAAACCCCACCAAATCAGTTACACCACCAGAAAGTTAGCCATGGCATCCACTTCTTCATCCTCATTTCCATTGGTATCTTAAAAACTCAAAccctaaaaacaaaaaaaacactgGACAAATTTAAAAACTCCGATCTGAAGAAACATAATGGATAATGACATATGAACTCACACTTAGTAGCCGATCAAACTAAAAGAAGATAGATTTACATAAGATGGGGGGACTGGATgagatttggatgtgtgttgccATTAGCGTTCAACATAATAAAGAGAGAAATTAGCGTAAAATGATTGTGGCATCTTCAATATTAGGGCGTCTTCAATTTAATCTTCTGGCATCTTCAATCTTGTGCTTCTCCATGAAGATTGTGTTTAGGGGTTTTTTTTAGGAAACAGAAAAAGAGAGAAAATAACGAAAATAAAACATAAGACGTATTGTGATATGGGTCGGGTCGAAGCAAAATTGATCCAATCTATTGAGCGGGAAACTCACAAAAACAATGCCCTAAGAATTGGACACGTGTCCCACCATTAGTTTTGTTtattatatactaggttataaccctgtgtattacacgggttaagtaaataaaaaatcaaatagttaataacaaagatttaacaattataaaattatatttttaagaaGCTTTTGTGATATCCAAACAAAATTTTGTGTTATGTATGATCAAaacttgtgatgtttgtcaagtttataaatatgaaaACATTTGAACCATCGATTAGAAGACAAACAGTATCATCGACTTTCTCATGAGTTTTAACGGTCATGTGAACATACATTTAATAACCCaggttttatttaaataatagtGGTCTTAATTTATTAGTTCTAAAAATGTTAAAATATCCAGATTAGGAATATAGCAATTAGCCAATTAGCTAAACTTATAtcaaaaaataatatttaaatttaaattagtTAGATAAGTGTAAATTATCGGcaattattaaattatataactttaaaatttaaatatgtGAGTTGCATCTTAAAAGGATGGTTGTTTTTGGATAAATTTATTAGTATGATAAATGTAGTTATTATTCTTCTTgcattttaaacatatattaaatttaataactTAAATTAATAAATGTAGTTACTATTCTTCTTgcattttaaacatatattaaatttaataatttaaattaaataataattatctgcAATTATGGAATTGAGATACAAAATTTAAATATAGGAGTTGCATCTTAAAAGGAGGGTTgtttttggttaaatttattattatgataaatgtagttattattcttctttcattttaaacatatattaaattaaataataaatatctACAATTAAGGaattaagatataatttctaacctagtaattaatataaaaaaataatatgatattttatggaactttatccgtaatttcttaaatgtttgaaacatattaaatttaataatttaaagtgaataataattatatacaataatggtctagaataatgacaagtgtccttctattgatttttttattatatagtactagcggtaagacccgtgtgcaaacacgggtcgtttcttagaaaaccatgcatagcccatattgacagagagtaaaaaaaataattagtgcagacttataaaAGAGATATATAGGTTtattagaaaaccatgcataacatatattgacagagagtaaaaaaataattactgcagacttacaaaattgatataaattaatgatcaatagctttattcaacagcaattccattatgttgagagcaaactactttacaaaattactttAATAATAGGGTGACTTaagattttgtaaaaatgtttgtttttgtactaCTTTACAAATTGAACAGATATTGAGTTATTCAAAgttctgttgaatactaaatgagatgttgaccaaaattgaaacagatgttgaccaaaagttaatcagatgttgaccaatagtcaaacagatgttgaccttaaacagatgtttggtttaatgCCACagatctgtttatggccaaacatctgtttaagtccaagtATCAGATAtagaaggccaaacatctgtttaagacaaaacatctgtttatgaccaaacatctgtttaagcacAAACATCtatttcttagaaaaccatgcatagcccatattgacagagagtaaaaaaataattagtgcagacttataaaattgatatacactaatggtcaataggtttattgaacagcaattccattatgttgatagcaaactactgttgtctattaactgttaaaaacctCTATTGCTTTTGAACAGactttactaaaaaaatttatcCATTGTCTACAACAGAACTTGCCAGATGGATAGATAGTAAACAGATATGCATGTTAGTAAACCTATGTTAAAAAGGTCAGTCAACAGAAATTATAAAGGTTGGTAAATAGATGTTAagagaataatgttattaacaaagaATTTAGTACTCTCATTAAAAATGAGAGCTACAAACACGAGTCGTTTCTTAGacaaccatgcataacacatattaatagaacatatagatacgtgcatagatattgtaccaaaacgtgttatctattatagctaaaagacaactataaacatagatTATCGGTTAATATATCAATTACATACAATTTAACTGTTTACCCCAAAAGACAATATAAACTATTTATAGACATACATACTTCatagaatttgaatacaacttaaagttcaacaaacattaactaCAAAAACACAATCACCTGCCTCAAAAACTTTCAGTAAAACTAAATCAAGGAATCAGAAGATTTTAGAAATCAGCTTtctttattctctcatcaacatttcccggatttgccctttgaattggagctcaaaatccaaagaatcagtatcatcttcatccctatcaagctgaaggttaaaaagatcttggaggtcaactggattcagaccaagtgcattctcccttgatatcttttcaacactaccatcagacttcatcaaagtcaattcatgggtctgtttgtcagacttccactttagtatttttgggtctgatgggtttcttgggagaagttTTATTTGAGAGGAGTTTGGCGTTTGAGGCCTGCTTGCCAACTTCTGAAGTGTTtcagcaacttgagcttgtaaTTTCAATGAAGCATCATCCAATCCATATCGTAACTGATTTTTGATAGACTCTTTTCTGTGCTCAGCATACCtattttcatcttcctcatccatcagttgttgtctttttctttggttcAAGGCAGCAATGGATACATCTGCTGA encodes:
- the LOC110922395 gene encoding CBS domain-containing protein CBSX5, with amino-acid sequence MAYIDCGGPPEDIIKLVEIRLKDKNLKGMLESFSVYFSEINVNSKLCATLSSSSDDEMLNSPVSVKSGRFSRSSSYSARITQMAEVIVCYPGSSLVAVMIQAIAQRVSYVWVIEEISIGHALTLVSSSMSNDGLM